A single region of the Malus sylvestris chromosome 8, drMalSylv7.2, whole genome shotgun sequence genome encodes:
- the LOC126630928 gene encoding phospholipase SGR2-like isoform X4 — MGMADSEAKRAAQAEEMFPDLLKNSPSNIAKLEDEIGKCKGHQKYLAQTRSPSDGSDVRWYFCKVPLAENDVAASVPKSEMVGKGEYFRFGMRDSLAIEVSFLQVRLLLSFWWKEYAECSEGPKEQPSSSKKVAQRQSSFSLERGRSVELNQVEEERVGVPVKGGLYEVDLVKRHSFPVYWDGENRRVLRGHWFARKGADWLPLREDVSEQLEVAYRSQVWHRRTFQPSGLFAARVELQGSTPGLHALFTGEDNTWEAWLNIHASGFSSVISLGGNGMKLRRGYSASHSSKSTQDELRQQKEEERDDYCSQVPVRHLVFMVHGIGQRLEKSNLVDDVASFHRITASLAETHLTSHQRDSQRVLFIPCQWRKGLKLSGETAVEKCTLDGVKGLRVMLSATVHDVLYYMSPIYCQDIIDAVSNQLNRLYLKFLRRNSGYDGKVSIFGHSLGSVLSYDILCHQENFSSLFPMDSMFKEHARDREPSPDIDNQSTYNTPSNLGDAIAFVNNQTDDIMGSIDDGSMNAQPPLLIHEDGNAEDASTVVGCNTSDSNEVIARSVDSKQPHGDTFVNESVCQASDMLKWDGLDETKSINCGVPVVGPEDVVEEVCKETNNKDEVVKLLREEIDAHKSKIAELEAKCRDRGHSPGLHQENEEVLATVAKQPIYEELPVVPDGSPKNHTPYITYTKLEFKVDTFFAVGSPLGVFLALRNIRIGIGKGKEYWEEENTSEEMPACRQIFNIFHPFDPVAYRIEPLVCKEYIGKRPVIIPYHKGGKRMHIGFQEFTEDLAARSQAIMDRLNFVKVKVLTVCQSRSSDNLEAEESETTQEKEVRSYGSLMMERVTGSKEGRIDHVLQDKTFQHPYLAAIGAHTNYWRDYDTALLILKHLYRGVHNESLHEESSRRNSKTESGFTGWSDQRETGEEERPLTFSDRRRR; from the exons ATGGGCATGGCGGATTCGGAGGCGAAGCGTGCGGCGCAAGCGGAAGAAATGTTTCCGGATTTGCTGAAGAACTCGCCGAGTAATATCGCGAAATTGGAAGATGAGATTGGTAAGTGTAAGGGCCACCAGAAGTACTTAGCTCAGACTAGAAGCCCGTCCGACGGCAGCGATGTCCGGTGGTACTTTTGCAAAGTTCCATTGGCGGAGAATG ATGTGGCTGCTTCAGTCCCAAAGAGTGAGATGGTGGGGAAAGGCGAatattttcggttcggtatgaGGGACTCTCTGGCAATCGAGGTATCGTTTTTGCAGGTACGTTTG TTGCTTTCTTTTTGGTGGAAGGAGTATGCAGAATGTAGCGAAGGCCCGAAAGAGCAGCCTAGTTCAAGTAAGAAGGTGGCTCAGCGGCAGAGTTCATTTTCTTTAGAAAGAGGCCGGTCAGTTGAGTTAAATCAAGTGGAAGAAGAGAGAGTTGGTGTCCCTGTTAAGGGAGGGCTTTATGAG GTAGATTTAGTGAAGCGACATTCTTTCCCTGTTTACTGGGATGGAGAAAACCGGCGTGTCTTAAGAGGTCACTGGTTTGCTCGTAAAGGGGCTGATTGGCTCCCATTGCGTGAAGATGTTTCTGAACAGTTAGAGGTTGCATATCGTAGTCAG GTTTGGCACCGGAGAACGTTTCAGCCCTCTGGACTTTTTGCAGCTCGAGTTGAATTGCAAGGCTCTACACCT GGACTCCATGCGCTTTTCACAGGAGAAGATAACACTTGGGAGGCTTGGCTAAATATACACGCTTCTGGTTTTTCTAGTGTCATTTCTTTAGGTGGAAATGGAATGAAGTTAAGGCGTGGATATTCAGCATCTCACTCTTCGAAATCCACCCAG GATGAATTGCGCCAGCAGAAGGAGGAGGAAAGGGATGATTATTGCTCACAG GTTCCTGTTCGACACCTTGTTTTCATGGTTCATGGAATTGGTCAAAGATTGGAGAAATCCAATTTAGTTGATGATGTAGCTAGTTTTCACCGTATAACAGCAAGTCTTGCTGAAACACATCTTACTTCACACCAACGTGACTCCCAAAGGGTTCTTTTTATCCCATGCCAG TGGAGAAAAGGTTTGAAGCTAAGTGGTGAAACTGCAGTCGAAAAATGTACTTTAGATGGTGTTAAGGGTTTGCGTGTCATGCTGAGTGCAACTGTTCATGATGTGTTATACTACATGAGTCCCATCTATTGTCAGGACATCATCGACGCG GTATCCAACCAATTAAATcggttatatttaaaatttcttcGGAGAAATTCAGGTTATGATGGAAAG GTTTCCATATTTGGCCATTCTTTGGGAAGTGTCCTCTCCTATGATATCCTTTGTCATCAGGAGAATTTTTCCTCCCTGTTTCCAATGGATTCGATGTTCAAAGAACATGCTAGAGACAGAGAACCTTCTCCTGATATCGACAATCAATCTACGTACAACACTCCGAGTAATTTGGGAGATGCAATCGCTTTTGTAAATAATCAAACTGATGACATTATGGGTTCAATTGATGATGGAAGTATGAATGCACAACCACCTCTATTGATACATGAGGATGGAAATGCTGAAGATGCCTCGACTGTTGTTGGTTGCAACACATCAGATTCTAATGAGGTCATTGCACGGTCTGTGGACTCGAAACAACCACATGGTGATACATTTGTCAATGAATCAGTTTGCCAAGCAAGCGACATGCTTAAATGGGATGGGTTGGATGAAACCAAAAGCATAAACTGTGGAGTCCCGGTTGTTGGTCCTGAGGATGTGGTTGAAGAAGTATGCaaagaaacaaacaataaaGATGAAGTAGTCAAATTGCTGAGGGAAGAG ATTGATGCACACAAATCCAAAATAGCAGAATTGGAAGCCAAATGCCGTGATAGAGGTCATAGTCCAGGATTGCATCAAG AAAATGAAGAGGTTCTTGCAACTGTGGCAAAGCAACCCATTTATGAGGAATTGCCTGTTGTGCCAGATGGCTCACCCAAGAATCATACCCCTTATATCACATATACAAAACTTGAATTCAAG GTTGATACATTCTTTGCAGTTGGATCACCCCTTGGGGTTTTTCTTGCCCTTCGTAATATTCGTATTGGGATTG GAAAGGGGAAAGAATATTGGGAAGAGGAAAATACAAGTGAGGAGATGCCAGCTTGTCGGCAAATATTCAATATATTTCACCCCTTTGATCCTGTTGCATATAG AATAGAACCACTTGTATGTAAAGAATACATCGGCAAGCGGCCTGTTATCATACCCTATCACAAAGGTGGAAAGCGGATGCATATTGGATTTCag GAATTTACTGAAGATTTAGCTGCTCGTTCTCAAGCAATAATGGATCGTCTAAACTTCGTAAAG GTTAAAGTGCTGACAGTTTGCCAGTCAAGAAGCTCGGACAACCTAGAAG CAGAAGAATCAGAAACAACCCAAGAAAAGGAAGTGAGATCATACGGTTCTCTTATGATGGAAAGAGTAACAGGAAGTAAAGAAGGCCGGATTGATCATGTGCTTCAA GATAAGACATTTCAACATCCGTATCTTGCTGCAATTGGAGCACATAC AAACTATTGGAGGGATTATGATACTGCCCTTTTGATATTGAAACACTTGTACCGAGGAGTTCACAATGAAAGCTTACATGAAGAATCTAGTAGGCGAAACTCAAAAACTGAGAGCGGTTTCACAGGTTGGTCTGATCAAAGAGAGACGGGAGAGGAGGAGCGTCCTTTGACATTCTCTGACA GAAGACGACGCTAG
- the LOC126630928 gene encoding phospholipase SGR2-like isoform X1, with the protein MGMADSEAKRAAQAEEMFPDLLKNSPSNIAKLEDEIGKCKGHQKYLAQTRSPSDGSDVRWYFCKVPLAENDVAASVPKSEMVGKGEYFRFGMRDSLAIEVSFLQREEELLSFWWKEYAECSEGPKEQPSSSKKVAQRQSSFSLERGRSVELNQVEEERVGVPVKGGLYEVDLVKRHSFPVYWDGENRRVLRGHWFARKGADWLPLREDVSEQLEVAYRSQVWHRRTFQPSGLFAARVELQGSTPGLHALFTGEDNTWEAWLNIHASGFSSVISLGGNGMKLRRGYSASHSSKSTQDELRQQKEEERDDYCSQVPVRHLVFMVHGIGQRLEKSNLVDDVASFHRITASLAETHLTSHQRDSQRVLFIPCQWRKGLKLSGETAVEKCTLDGVKGLRVMLSATVHDVLYYMSPIYCQDIIDAVSNQLNRLYLKFLRRNSGYDGKVSIFGHSLGSVLSYDILCHQENFSSLFPMDSMFKEHARDREPSPDIDNQSTYNTPSNLGDAIAFVNNQTDDIMGSIDDGSMNAQPPLLIHEDGNAEDASTVVGCNTSDSNEVIARSVDSKQPHGDTFVNESVCQASDMLKWDGLDETKSINCGVPVVGPEDVVEEVCKETNNKDEVVKLLREEIDAHKSKIAELEAKCRDRGHSPGLHQENEEVLATVAKQPIYEELPVVPDGSPKNHTPYITYTKLEFKVDTFFAVGSPLGVFLALRNIRIGIGKGKEYWEEENTSEEMPACRQIFNIFHPFDPVAYRIEPLVCKEYIGKRPVIIPYHKGGKRMHIGFQEFTEDLAARSQAIMDRLNFVKVKVLTVCQSRSSDNLEAEESETTQEKEVRSYGSLMMERVTGSKEGRIDHVLQDKTFQHPYLAAIGAHTNYWRDYDTALLILKHLYRGVHNESLHEESSRRNSKTESGFTGWSDQRETGEEERPLTFSDRRRR; encoded by the exons ATGGGCATGGCGGATTCGGAGGCGAAGCGTGCGGCGCAAGCGGAAGAAATGTTTCCGGATTTGCTGAAGAACTCGCCGAGTAATATCGCGAAATTGGAAGATGAGATTGGTAAGTGTAAGGGCCACCAGAAGTACTTAGCTCAGACTAGAAGCCCGTCCGACGGCAGCGATGTCCGGTGGTACTTTTGCAAAGTTCCATTGGCGGAGAATG ATGTGGCTGCTTCAGTCCCAAAGAGTGAGATGGTGGGGAAAGGCGAatattttcggttcggtatgaGGGACTCTCTGGCAATCGAGGTATCGTTTTTGCAG AGGGAGGAAGAGTTGCTTTCTTTTTGGTGGAAGGAGTATGCAGAATGTAGCGAAGGCCCGAAAGAGCAGCCTAGTTCAAGTAAGAAGGTGGCTCAGCGGCAGAGTTCATTTTCTTTAGAAAGAGGCCGGTCAGTTGAGTTAAATCAAGTGGAAGAAGAGAGAGTTGGTGTCCCTGTTAAGGGAGGGCTTTATGAG GTAGATTTAGTGAAGCGACATTCTTTCCCTGTTTACTGGGATGGAGAAAACCGGCGTGTCTTAAGAGGTCACTGGTTTGCTCGTAAAGGGGCTGATTGGCTCCCATTGCGTGAAGATGTTTCTGAACAGTTAGAGGTTGCATATCGTAGTCAG GTTTGGCACCGGAGAACGTTTCAGCCCTCTGGACTTTTTGCAGCTCGAGTTGAATTGCAAGGCTCTACACCT GGACTCCATGCGCTTTTCACAGGAGAAGATAACACTTGGGAGGCTTGGCTAAATATACACGCTTCTGGTTTTTCTAGTGTCATTTCTTTAGGTGGAAATGGAATGAAGTTAAGGCGTGGATATTCAGCATCTCACTCTTCGAAATCCACCCAG GATGAATTGCGCCAGCAGAAGGAGGAGGAAAGGGATGATTATTGCTCACAG GTTCCTGTTCGACACCTTGTTTTCATGGTTCATGGAATTGGTCAAAGATTGGAGAAATCCAATTTAGTTGATGATGTAGCTAGTTTTCACCGTATAACAGCAAGTCTTGCTGAAACACATCTTACTTCACACCAACGTGACTCCCAAAGGGTTCTTTTTATCCCATGCCAG TGGAGAAAAGGTTTGAAGCTAAGTGGTGAAACTGCAGTCGAAAAATGTACTTTAGATGGTGTTAAGGGTTTGCGTGTCATGCTGAGTGCAACTGTTCATGATGTGTTATACTACATGAGTCCCATCTATTGTCAGGACATCATCGACGCG GTATCCAACCAATTAAATcggttatatttaaaatttcttcGGAGAAATTCAGGTTATGATGGAAAG GTTTCCATATTTGGCCATTCTTTGGGAAGTGTCCTCTCCTATGATATCCTTTGTCATCAGGAGAATTTTTCCTCCCTGTTTCCAATGGATTCGATGTTCAAAGAACATGCTAGAGACAGAGAACCTTCTCCTGATATCGACAATCAATCTACGTACAACACTCCGAGTAATTTGGGAGATGCAATCGCTTTTGTAAATAATCAAACTGATGACATTATGGGTTCAATTGATGATGGAAGTATGAATGCACAACCACCTCTATTGATACATGAGGATGGAAATGCTGAAGATGCCTCGACTGTTGTTGGTTGCAACACATCAGATTCTAATGAGGTCATTGCACGGTCTGTGGACTCGAAACAACCACATGGTGATACATTTGTCAATGAATCAGTTTGCCAAGCAAGCGACATGCTTAAATGGGATGGGTTGGATGAAACCAAAAGCATAAACTGTGGAGTCCCGGTTGTTGGTCCTGAGGATGTGGTTGAAGAAGTATGCaaagaaacaaacaataaaGATGAAGTAGTCAAATTGCTGAGGGAAGAG ATTGATGCACACAAATCCAAAATAGCAGAATTGGAAGCCAAATGCCGTGATAGAGGTCATAGTCCAGGATTGCATCAAG AAAATGAAGAGGTTCTTGCAACTGTGGCAAAGCAACCCATTTATGAGGAATTGCCTGTTGTGCCAGATGGCTCACCCAAGAATCATACCCCTTATATCACATATACAAAACTTGAATTCAAG GTTGATACATTCTTTGCAGTTGGATCACCCCTTGGGGTTTTTCTTGCCCTTCGTAATATTCGTATTGGGATTG GAAAGGGGAAAGAATATTGGGAAGAGGAAAATACAAGTGAGGAGATGCCAGCTTGTCGGCAAATATTCAATATATTTCACCCCTTTGATCCTGTTGCATATAG AATAGAACCACTTGTATGTAAAGAATACATCGGCAAGCGGCCTGTTATCATACCCTATCACAAAGGTGGAAAGCGGATGCATATTGGATTTCag GAATTTACTGAAGATTTAGCTGCTCGTTCTCAAGCAATAATGGATCGTCTAAACTTCGTAAAG GTTAAAGTGCTGACAGTTTGCCAGTCAAGAAGCTCGGACAACCTAGAAG CAGAAGAATCAGAAACAACCCAAGAAAAGGAAGTGAGATCATACGGTTCTCTTATGATGGAAAGAGTAACAGGAAGTAAAGAAGGCCGGATTGATCATGTGCTTCAA GATAAGACATTTCAACATCCGTATCTTGCTGCAATTGGAGCACATAC AAACTATTGGAGGGATTATGATACTGCCCTTTTGATATTGAAACACTTGTACCGAGGAGTTCACAATGAAAGCTTACATGAAGAATCTAGTAGGCGAAACTCAAAAACTGAGAGCGGTTTCACAGGTTGGTCTGATCAAAGAGAGACGGGAGAGGAGGAGCGTCCTTTGACATTCTCTGACA GAAGACGACGCTAG
- the LOC126630928 gene encoding phospholipase SGR2-like isoform X3: protein MGMADSEAKRAAQAEEMFPDLLKNSPSNIAKLEDEIGKCKGHQKYLAQTRSPSDGSDVRWYFCKVPLAENDVAASVPKSEMVGKGEYFRFGMRDSLAIEVSFLQREEELLSFWWKEYAECSEGPKEQPSSSKKVAQRQSSFSLERGRSVELNQVEEERVGVPVKGGLYEVDLVKRHSFPVYWDGENRRVLRGHWFARKGADWLPLREDVSEQLEVAYRSQVWHRRTFQPSGLFAARVELQGSTPGLHALFTGEDNTWEAWLNIHASGFSSVISLGGNGMKLRRGYSASHSSKSTQDELRQQKEEERDDYCSQVPVRHLVFMVHGIGQRLEKSNLVDDVASFHRITASLAETHLTSHQRDSQRVLFIPCQWRKGLKLSGETAVEKCTLDGVKGLRVMLSATVHDVLYYMSPIYCQDIIDAVSNQLNRLYLKFLRRNSGYDGKVSIFGHSLGSVLSYDILCHQENFSSLFPMDSMFKEHARDREPSPDIDNQSTYNTPSNLGDAIAFVNNQTDDIMGSIDDGSMNAQPPLLIHEDGNAEDASTVVGCNTSDSNEVIARSVDSKQPHGDTFVNESVCQASDMLKWDGLDETKSINCGVPVVGPEDVVEEVCKETNNKDEVVKLLREEIDAHKSKIAELEAKCRDRGHSPGLHQENEEVLATVAKQPIYEELPVVPDGSPKNHTPYITYTKLEFKVDTFFAVGSPLGVFLALRNIRIGIGKGKEYWEEENTSEEMPACRQIFNIFHPFDPVAYRIEPLVCKEYIGKRPVIIPYHKGGKRMHIGFQEFTEDLAARSQAIMDRLNFVKVKVLTVCQSRSSDNLEEESETTQEKEVRSYGSLMMERVTGSKEGRIDHVLQDKTFQHPYLAAIGAHTNYWRDYDTALLILKHLYRGVHNESLHEESSRRNSKTESGFTGWSDQRETGEEERPLTFSDRRRR from the exons ATGGGCATGGCGGATTCGGAGGCGAAGCGTGCGGCGCAAGCGGAAGAAATGTTTCCGGATTTGCTGAAGAACTCGCCGAGTAATATCGCGAAATTGGAAGATGAGATTGGTAAGTGTAAGGGCCACCAGAAGTACTTAGCTCAGACTAGAAGCCCGTCCGACGGCAGCGATGTCCGGTGGTACTTTTGCAAAGTTCCATTGGCGGAGAATG ATGTGGCTGCTTCAGTCCCAAAGAGTGAGATGGTGGGGAAAGGCGAatattttcggttcggtatgaGGGACTCTCTGGCAATCGAGGTATCGTTTTTGCAG AGGGAGGAAGAGTTGCTTTCTTTTTGGTGGAAGGAGTATGCAGAATGTAGCGAAGGCCCGAAAGAGCAGCCTAGTTCAAGTAAGAAGGTGGCTCAGCGGCAGAGTTCATTTTCTTTAGAAAGAGGCCGGTCAGTTGAGTTAAATCAAGTGGAAGAAGAGAGAGTTGGTGTCCCTGTTAAGGGAGGGCTTTATGAG GTAGATTTAGTGAAGCGACATTCTTTCCCTGTTTACTGGGATGGAGAAAACCGGCGTGTCTTAAGAGGTCACTGGTTTGCTCGTAAAGGGGCTGATTGGCTCCCATTGCGTGAAGATGTTTCTGAACAGTTAGAGGTTGCATATCGTAGTCAG GTTTGGCACCGGAGAACGTTTCAGCCCTCTGGACTTTTTGCAGCTCGAGTTGAATTGCAAGGCTCTACACCT GGACTCCATGCGCTTTTCACAGGAGAAGATAACACTTGGGAGGCTTGGCTAAATATACACGCTTCTGGTTTTTCTAGTGTCATTTCTTTAGGTGGAAATGGAATGAAGTTAAGGCGTGGATATTCAGCATCTCACTCTTCGAAATCCACCCAG GATGAATTGCGCCAGCAGAAGGAGGAGGAAAGGGATGATTATTGCTCACAG GTTCCTGTTCGACACCTTGTTTTCATGGTTCATGGAATTGGTCAAAGATTGGAGAAATCCAATTTAGTTGATGATGTAGCTAGTTTTCACCGTATAACAGCAAGTCTTGCTGAAACACATCTTACTTCACACCAACGTGACTCCCAAAGGGTTCTTTTTATCCCATGCCAG TGGAGAAAAGGTTTGAAGCTAAGTGGTGAAACTGCAGTCGAAAAATGTACTTTAGATGGTGTTAAGGGTTTGCGTGTCATGCTGAGTGCAACTGTTCATGATGTGTTATACTACATGAGTCCCATCTATTGTCAGGACATCATCGACGCG GTATCCAACCAATTAAATcggttatatttaaaatttcttcGGAGAAATTCAGGTTATGATGGAAAG GTTTCCATATTTGGCCATTCTTTGGGAAGTGTCCTCTCCTATGATATCCTTTGTCATCAGGAGAATTTTTCCTCCCTGTTTCCAATGGATTCGATGTTCAAAGAACATGCTAGAGACAGAGAACCTTCTCCTGATATCGACAATCAATCTACGTACAACACTCCGAGTAATTTGGGAGATGCAATCGCTTTTGTAAATAATCAAACTGATGACATTATGGGTTCAATTGATGATGGAAGTATGAATGCACAACCACCTCTATTGATACATGAGGATGGAAATGCTGAAGATGCCTCGACTGTTGTTGGTTGCAACACATCAGATTCTAATGAGGTCATTGCACGGTCTGTGGACTCGAAACAACCACATGGTGATACATTTGTCAATGAATCAGTTTGCCAAGCAAGCGACATGCTTAAATGGGATGGGTTGGATGAAACCAAAAGCATAAACTGTGGAGTCCCGGTTGTTGGTCCTGAGGATGTGGTTGAAGAAGTATGCaaagaaacaaacaataaaGATGAAGTAGTCAAATTGCTGAGGGAAGAG ATTGATGCACACAAATCCAAAATAGCAGAATTGGAAGCCAAATGCCGTGATAGAGGTCATAGTCCAGGATTGCATCAAG AAAATGAAGAGGTTCTTGCAACTGTGGCAAAGCAACCCATTTATGAGGAATTGCCTGTTGTGCCAGATGGCTCACCCAAGAATCATACCCCTTATATCACATATACAAAACTTGAATTCAAG GTTGATACATTCTTTGCAGTTGGATCACCCCTTGGGGTTTTTCTTGCCCTTCGTAATATTCGTATTGGGATTG GAAAGGGGAAAGAATATTGGGAAGAGGAAAATACAAGTGAGGAGATGCCAGCTTGTCGGCAAATATTCAATATATTTCACCCCTTTGATCCTGTTGCATATAG AATAGAACCACTTGTATGTAAAGAATACATCGGCAAGCGGCCTGTTATCATACCCTATCACAAAGGTGGAAAGCGGATGCATATTGGATTTCag GAATTTACTGAAGATTTAGCTGCTCGTTCTCAAGCAATAATGGATCGTCTAAACTTCGTAAAG GTTAAAGTGCTGACAGTTTGCCAGTCAAGAAGCTCGGACAACCTAGAAG AAGAATCAGAAACAACCCAAGAAAAGGAAGTGAGATCATACGGTTCTCTTATGATGGAAAGAGTAACAGGAAGTAAAGAAGGCCGGATTGATCATGTGCTTCAA GATAAGACATTTCAACATCCGTATCTTGCTGCAATTGGAGCACATAC AAACTATTGGAGGGATTATGATACTGCCCTTTTGATATTGAAACACTTGTACCGAGGAGTTCACAATGAAAGCTTACATGAAGAATCTAGTAGGCGAAACTCAAAAACTGAGAGCGGTTTCACAGGTTGGTCTGATCAAAGAGAGACGGGAGAGGAGGAGCGTCCTTTGACATTCTCTGACA GAAGACGACGCTAG